A single window of Pseudomonas lijiangensis DNA harbors:
- a CDS encoding acetyl/propionyl/methylcrotonyl-CoA carboxylase subunit alpha — MKKVLIANRGEIAVRIARACRDYGIASVAVYADADIDALHVRQADEAYALNGERPSDSYLNIEKLLAVASRAGADAIHPGYGFLSERADFARAVIDAGLTWIGPDPSTIDALGDKVQARRIALKVGAPLVAGTEDPVKDASEVVAFAEQHGLPIAIKAAFGGGGRGLKVAWKLEEVSELYESAVREAVAAFGRGECFVERFLDRPRHIEAQIIADRHGRVVVVGTRDCSLQRRNQKLIEEAPAPYLDEALRQRIHDSARDICAEAGYVGAGTVEFLLSGDGTLSFLEVNTRLQVEHPVTEETSGIDLVIEQLRVAEGLPLSFEGTPTPRGHSFEFRINAEDAGNGFLPTPGAIDLFQAPSGPGVRLDTGVVEGSRVSPNFDSMIAKLIVTGATREQAIRRARRALAEFRVDGVATVLPFHRAVMDHDDFTAANTFAVHTRWIETDFAEKVTIAPRSAASADPGVLRTFVEIDGKRHELGLPAALLRGVSLNAADPGTESVATAQAHDPQAIVTPVAGNLHAWVVADGESVQAGQVIAVMEAMKMETSILAPCAGQLQIAEQPGSYFEAKSRIGRIETTL; from the coding sequence ATGAAAAAGGTTCTGATTGCCAACCGTGGCGAAATTGCCGTCCGTATCGCCCGAGCCTGCCGCGACTATGGCATTGCCTCGGTGGCGGTGTATGCCGATGCCGATATCGATGCGTTGCATGTGCGCCAGGCCGATGAAGCCTATGCGCTGAACGGCGAGCGCCCTTCCGACAGCTACCTGAATATCGAAAAGCTGCTGGCGGTAGCGTCCCGCGCCGGTGCCGACGCGATTCACCCCGGTTATGGCTTTCTCTCGGAACGCGCCGACTTTGCCCGCGCCGTGATCGATGCCGGTCTGACCTGGATCGGCCCGGACCCGAGCACCATCGACGCCCTGGGTGACAAGGTTCAGGCACGGCGCATTGCCCTGAAGGTTGGAGCCCCTCTGGTGGCCGGGACCGAAGATCCGGTGAAGGATGCCAGCGAAGTGGTTGCGTTTGCCGAGCAGCATGGACTGCCGATTGCCATCAAGGCAGCGTTCGGCGGTGGTGGTCGCGGCCTGAAAGTGGCCTGGAAACTCGAAGAAGTCAGCGAACTGTACGAGTCAGCAGTACGTGAAGCCGTCGCAGCCTTCGGCCGTGGCGAATGCTTTGTCGAGCGCTTCCTGGACCGCCCTCGCCATATCGAGGCGCAGATCATCGCCGACCGTCATGGCCGGGTCGTGGTGGTGGGCACTCGCGACTGCTCGCTGCAGCGCCGCAATCAGAAACTGATCGAAGAAGCACCGGCGCCTTATCTCGACGAGGCCTTGCGTCAGCGCATCCACGATTCGGCCCGCGACATCTGCGCCGAAGCCGGTTATGTCGGTGCAGGCACAGTGGAGTTCCTGCTCAGTGGCGATGGCACCTTGTCGTTCCTCGAGGTCAACACTCGCCTGCAGGTAGAGCATCCGGTGACCGAAGAAACCAGCGGCATCGATCTGGTGATCGAGCAGCTACGGGTTGCCGAAGGCCTGCCCCTGTCGTTCGAGGGTACGCCGACACCTCGCGGGCACAGCTTTGAATTCCGTATCAACGCCGAAGACGCAGGCAATGGCTTTTTGCCGACACCGGGTGCCATCGACCTGTTCCAGGCGCCGTCCGGTCCGGGGGTTCGACTGGACACGGGTGTGGTCGAAGGCTCGCGAGTGTCACCGAACTTCGATTCGATGATCGCCAAACTGATCGTCACAGGCGCCACCCGCGAGCAGGCCATTCGCCGTGCCCGCCGCGCCCTGGCCGAGTTCCGCGTGGACGGTGTGGCGACTGTACTGCCGTTCCATCGCGCCGTGATGGACCATGACGACTTCACCGCCGCCAATACGTTCGCCGTGCATACCCGCTGGATCGAGACTGACTTCGCCGAAAAAGTAACCATCGCTCCGCGCAGCGCTGCATCCGCCGACCCAGGCGTGCTGCGCACGTTCGTCGAGATCGACGGCAAGCGTCATGAGCTGGGTCTGCCTGCGGCACTTCTGCGTGGCGTCAGCCTGAACGCGGCAGACCCCGGCACTGAAAGCGTGGCAACTGCTCAAGCACATGACCCGCAAGCGATTGTCACTCCGGTCGCAGGCAATCTGCATGCCTGGGTTGTTGCCGATGGCGAGTCGGTCCAGGCCGGGCAAGTGATCGCCGTGATGGAAGCGATGAAGATGGAAACTTCGATTCTAGCGCCTTGTGCCGGTCAATTGCAGATTGCCGAACAGCCCGGCAGTTACTTTGAAGCCAAGTCCCGGATCGGGCGCATAGAAACAACGCTCTGA
- a CDS encoding alpha/beta fold hydrolase — MRVLLFLAALLCGLPSFAASRCDISAPVQIAELKEVRIAYQSIGDESDPALLLVMGLGGQLIHWPDEVVVALCQQGYRVIRYDNRDVGLSSWVQPPADANLTYEVLRYKLGLPVSAVYSLTDMADDALGLMDVLHVDQFHVLGASMGGMIAQHLADLAPQRVESLTLIMTSSGAQGLPMPNAALLQLLARRGAPNREIAIEQQADLLAALGSPQIKDDRAMLLQQAAASYDRAFNPEGVKRQITAILAEPSRVELLNRLRLPVLVVHGTADPLLPVMHGVHVAAHIQGSQLRLIPGLAHRFQEAFKAPLLAAVLPYLKAQHEDGRHMAQL; from the coding sequence ATGCGGGTTTTACTTTTTCTGGCCGCGCTCTTGTGCGGCTTGCCGTCTTTTGCGGCCTCACGATGCGATATCAGTGCTCCTGTACAGATTGCCGAACTCAAGGAAGTGCGGATTGCCTATCAAAGCATCGGCGATGAGTCCGACCCTGCCTTGCTGTTGGTCATGGGCCTTGGCGGGCAACTGATTCACTGGCCGGACGAAGTGGTGGTTGCCCTGTGTCAGCAAGGCTATCGGGTGATTCGCTACGACAACCGCGATGTCGGCCTGTCGTCCTGGGTCCAGCCACCGGCAGATGCCAATCTCACGTATGAAGTGCTGCGCTACAAGCTGGGTTTGCCGGTGTCTGCGGTGTATTCCCTGACCGACATGGCCGATGATGCGCTGGGCTTGATGGATGTATTGCATGTGGACCAGTTCCATGTGCTGGGTGCGAGCATGGGCGGAATGATTGCCCAGCACCTTGCCGACCTGGCCCCGCAACGGGTCGAAAGCCTGACCCTGATCATGACCAGTTCCGGCGCCCAGGGCTTGCCGATGCCCAATGCCGCCTTGCTGCAATTGCTGGCCCGCCGTGGTGCGCCCAACCGCGAGATAGCTATCGAACAACAGGCTGACCTTTTGGCCGCGCTGGGCAGCCCGCAGATCAAGGATGACCGGGCCATGCTGCTGCAACAGGCTGCCGCGTCTTATGACCGGGCTTTCAACCCCGAAGGCGTAAAGCGCCAGATCACCGCGATTCTGGCCGAGCCCAGCCGTGTCGAACTGCTCAACCGCCTGCGCCTTCCGGTGCTGGTGGTGCATGGCACGGCCGATCCGCTATTGCCGGTCATGCATGGCGTGCATGTGGCTGCTCACATTCAGGGCAGCCAGTTGCGCCTGATTCCCGGTCTGGCGCATCGCTTCCAGGAGGCGTTCAAGGCGCCGTTGCTGGCTGCCGTGTTGCCCTATCTCAAGGCTCAGCACGAAGACGGGCGGCATATGGCGCAGTTGTAA
- a CDS encoding methyl-accepting chemotaxis protein translates to MRHLRFNQKILLIAALVIMTVFCAFSALNDVRLRDDNLQRIEQNTRALSASMAHDIQSWLDGRMILIKNVAEFIGQDPTPENILGKLQGQVLMEQFIAGYVGTRDGSFHIYPPRQMPAGYDSRERQWYKDAIDQGTAMTEPYVGAGIDYRIITQAAAIRSGGQTLGVLGASLNIETISRTINAQEFDGGGYAMLVSKSGKILVHPDKALIGKTLADLFPEQTLALSDRLVEAASVEGPTFTLFTPIKGLPSQDWYIGIVLDKQAALASISAFRTSAIIATIVAGLITLLLLGLLMRVLMKPLHSINHAMEDIAQGDGDLTRRLSIVSHDEFGHLAESFNRFGDRIHASISEVSSTTKALNEATRRVLSTSNSSVEKSEHQSGYTTTVAAAIEELGAAAQEIASSASSASRGASSARTQIDWTSTLVEKTVDTMSQLQQNIETTRTQIEDLNAKSANIGKVLEVISTISGKTNLLALNAAIEAARAGEAGRGFAVVADEVRSLAHHTQDATEEIRAVIQALQDGATQAAQTMLLSHEMGTQSVRVATEAGASLLSVVSRISEIDDVCLTVAAATEEQTTAVDQLTRDVHAISQLNHQATDNLNATLKACGELDFEAGRLRNVVETFKL, encoded by the coding sequence ATGAGACATCTCAGGTTCAACCAGAAGATATTACTGATCGCCGCACTGGTGATCATGACGGTGTTTTGCGCATTCTCCGCGCTGAATGACGTTCGCTTGCGTGACGACAACCTACAGAGAATCGAACAGAACACACGTGCCCTCTCGGCTTCCATGGCCCATGACATTCAGAGTTGGCTGGATGGCCGTATGATTCTGATCAAGAACGTGGCCGAGTTCATCGGCCAGGATCCCACGCCCGAAAACATCCTTGGCAAGTTGCAGGGTCAGGTGTTGATGGAGCAGTTCATTGCCGGTTACGTCGGCACTCGTGACGGCAGCTTCCATATCTATCCCCCGCGCCAGATGCCTGCCGGGTACGACAGCCGGGAACGGCAGTGGTACAAGGACGCAATCGATCAGGGCACAGCGATGACCGAACCCTATGTCGGTGCAGGCATCGATTACCGGATCATCACCCAGGCGGCTGCCATTCGCTCCGGCGGGCAAACCCTGGGGGTTCTGGGTGCCAGCCTGAACATCGAGACGATTTCCCGGACCATCAATGCGCAGGAGTTCGATGGTGGCGGTTACGCCATGCTGGTGAGCAAGTCGGGCAAGATTCTGGTTCACCCGGACAAGGCGCTTATCGGCAAGACACTGGCCGACCTGTTTCCCGAACAGACGCTGGCGCTGAGCGACAGACTGGTCGAAGCCGCGTCGGTGGAGGGTCCGACATTCACCCTGTTCACGCCCATCAAGGGCCTGCCCTCGCAAGACTGGTACATCGGCATCGTGCTGGACAAGCAGGCGGCCCTGGCCAGTATTTCGGCGTTCCGCACTTCGGCGATCATTGCCACCATCGTGGCGGGCCTGATCACCCTGCTATTGCTCGGATTGCTGATGCGTGTGCTGATGAAACCCCTGCACTCGATCAACCACGCCATGGAAGACATTGCTCAGGGCGATGGCGACCTCACCCGGCGTCTGTCGATTGTCTCCCACGATGAGTTCGGGCACCTGGCCGAAAGCTTCAATCGCTTCGGCGACCGGATCCATGCCTCCATCAGCGAAGTTTCATCCACGACAAAGGCCTTGAACGAAGCCACTCGCCGGGTTCTGTCGACATCCAATTCCTCGGTGGAGAAGTCAGAGCACCAGTCGGGTTACACCACCACGGTTGCCGCGGCCATCGAAGAGCTGGGAGCCGCCGCACAGGAAATAGCTTCAAGCGCATCGTCAGCCTCAAGAGGTGCATCCAGCGCCAGAACCCAGATCGACTGGACCAGCACGCTGGTGGAAAAAACCGTCGATACGATGAGTCAGTTGCAGCAGAACATCGAAACGACCCGCACCCAGATCGAAGACCTCAACGCCAAGAGCGCCAATATCGGCAAAGTGCTGGAAGTGATTTCGACGATTTCCGGCAAGACCAACCTGCTGGCCTTGAACGCAGCCATCGAAGCAGCCAGGGCTGGGGAGGCAGGCCGTGGGTTCGCGGTGGTGGCGGACGAAGTCAGAAGCCTGGCCCATCACACTCAGGACGCGACTGAAGAAATCCGCGCAGTGATCCAGGCCTTGCAGGACGGTGCCACCCAGGCAGCCCAGACCATGCTGCTCAGCCATGAGATGGGCACCCAGAGCGTACGGGTGGCTACCGAGGCCGGGGCTAGCCTGCTGAGCGTGGTATCACGCATCAGCGAGATTGACGATGTATGCCTGACGGTCGCTGCTGCGACCGAAGAACAGACCACCGCCGTCGATCAACTGACCCGGGATGTACATGCCATCAGCCAGCTGAACCATCAGGCCACCGACAACCTGAACGCCACCCTGAAGGCCTGCGGCGAACTGGACTTTGAAGCCGGGCGGCTAAGAAATGTTGTCGAAACCTTCAAGCTGTAA
- a CDS encoding OprD family porin, whose amino-acid sequence MSINKTFALVSTCALFIPMTASADFIADSKASIDLRNFYFNRDFRNGPPTAQRDSAQEWAQGAMLKFESGYTAGTLGLGIDALGMVGLKLDGGDGSGGTGLLPADLSSRNGRGSQDEYSKLELTAKAKVSETVLKVGSLAFRTPVVSSNDTRLLPSTFEGAMLTSKDIDKLVLQGGKLEQIKFNSSSNYQDFTGNRIGGVSDDFNFAGGTYNFSKTLSTSLYYGNLENVYRQFFGGVVYEIPLATQQSLKFDLRYSKSTEDGNFRNLDNRAANGMLSYTLGSNVFSAAYQRMSGDDPFPYIANTDPYLVNFVQINDFANIEERSWQLRYDYNFAALGIPGLTFMSRYVSGDNVRVAGSNSGKEWERNTDIGYVIQSGSLKNVGIKLRNATVRSNFGNDLDETRLILSYTVALW is encoded by the coding sequence ATGTCGATAAACAAGACTTTTGCACTTGTCAGTACTTGCGCGCTGTTTATTCCAATGACGGCCTCGGCGGACTTTATTGCCGATAGCAAAGCCAGTATCGATCTGCGCAACTTCTACTTTAACCGTGACTTCCGCAACGGGCCGCCCACCGCCCAGCGCGACTCGGCCCAGGAATGGGCGCAAGGGGCGATGCTGAAGTTCGAGTCGGGTTACACCGCTGGCACCCTGGGCCTGGGCATCGATGCCCTGGGCATGGTCGGCCTCAAGCTTGACGGCGGCGACGGCTCCGGTGGCACCGGCTTGCTGCCAGCCGACCTGAGTTCCAGAAACGGTCGTGGCTCACAGGATGAATACTCCAAACTGGAGCTGACGGCCAAGGCCAAGGTGTCCGAAACCGTGCTCAAGGTCGGCTCCCTGGCCTTCCGCACCCCGGTGGTATCGAGTAACGACACGCGCCTGCTGCCATCGACCTTCGAGGGCGCGATGCTGACCTCAAAGGATATCGACAAACTGGTCTTGCAAGGCGGCAAGCTGGAGCAGATCAAATTCAACAGCTCCTCGAACTATCAGGACTTCACCGGTAACCGCATCGGCGGTGTCAGTGATGATTTCAACTTTGCCGGCGGCACTTACAACTTCAGCAAAACCCTCAGCACCAGCCTGTATTACGGCAATCTGGAAAACGTCTATCGACAGTTCTTTGGTGGCGTGGTCTACGAGATTCCGCTGGCCACGCAACAGTCCCTGAAGTTTGACCTGCGCTATTCAAAAAGCACCGAAGACGGCAACTTCCGCAACCTCGATAACCGTGCGGCCAACGGTATGCTGTCTTACACACTGGGCTCAAACGTGTTCAGCGCCGCCTACCAGCGCATGAGCGGCGATGACCCGTTCCCGTACATCGCCAACACCGATCCGTATCTGGTCAACTTTGTGCAGATCAACGATTTCGCAAATATTGAAGAACGTTCCTGGCAGTTGCGTTATGACTACAACTTCGCTGCATTGGGCATTCCCGGCCTGACCTTCATGAGCCGTTATGTCAGCGGTGACAATGTGCGTGTGGCGGGCAGTAATTCGGGCAAGGAATGGGAGCGTAATACCGATATCGGTTATGTCATCCAGAGTGGTTCGCTGAAGAATGTCGGTATCAAACTGCGCAATGCCACCGTTCGCTCGAACTTCGGCAATGACCTGGATGAAACCCGGTTGATTCTGAGTTACACCGTCGCCCTGTGGTAA
- the metE gene encoding 5-methyltetrahydropteroyltriglutamate--homocysteine S-methyltransferase, whose amino-acid sequence MALAHNLGFPRIGADRELKKALEAFWKGDLDQDGLRATGRELRAAHWQLQKDAGIELLPVGDFAWYDQVLTHSLTFGVIPERFAQSRDAAGLPTLDTLFAMARGASTCCGGAQAKTQYAQELTKWFDTNYHYLVPEFSRDQRFQLSWEQLFEEVDEAHELGHKVKPVLIGPLTYLWLGKAKGDSFDKLDLLDRLLPLYGEIFGRLAGQGVEWVQIDEPILTLDLPQDWKNAFERTYHSLQYSPLKKLIATYFSGLEDNLGLAVSLPVDGLHIDLVRAPEQLATVLDRLPTYKVLSLGVVNGRNVWRCDLDKALEALQQAQARFGDNLWVAGSSSLLHSPVNLEREDTLDAELKSWLAFAVQKCEEIAVLSQALNEPQSPDVQAALVQSRAVQASREQSPRIHKPDVQARLSAITAADSQRRSAFAQRMEVQRAHLQLPAFPTTTIGSFPQTSSIRLARQSYKQGKLSLNDYTDAMRHEIRHSVQVQERLGLDVLVHGEAERNDMVEYFAEQLDGYVFTRFGWVQSYGSRCVKPAVIFGDLSRPQAMTVEWIRYAQSLTDKVMKGMLTGPVTMLMWSFPREDVSRKVQAQQLALAIRDEVVDLERAGIRIVQIDEAAFREGLPLRKAQWQEYLDWAVEAFRLCASGVRDETQIHTHMCYSEFNDVIESIAAMDADVITIETSRSDMELLEAFEAFDYPNDIGPGVYDIHSPRVPDTAEMVRLMTKAVQRIPAERLWINPDCGLKTRGWPETEAALVNMVAAARQLRVELL is encoded by the coding sequence ATGGCTCTGGCACACAACCTCGGGTTTCCGCGCATCGGCGCTGATCGTGAATTGAAGAAAGCACTGGAAGCCTTCTGGAAGGGCGACCTGGATCAGGACGGCTTGCGTGCCACAGGTCGTGAATTGCGTGCTGCTCATTGGCAGTTGCAGAAGGACGCCGGTATAGAGCTGCTGCCTGTGGGCGACTTCGCCTGGTACGACCAGGTGCTGACCCACTCCCTGACCTTCGGTGTCATTCCCGAGCGCTTCGCCCAATCCAGAGACGCTGCAGGTCTGCCGACCCTCGACACCCTGTTCGCCATGGCTCGTGGCGCGAGCACTTGCTGTGGCGGTGCCCAGGCCAAGACTCAATATGCCCAGGAGCTGACCAAGTGGTTCGATACCAATTACCACTATCTGGTCCCTGAGTTCTCCCGGGATCAACGTTTCCAGCTGAGCTGGGAACAACTGTTTGAAGAAGTCGATGAAGCTCATGAGCTGGGCCACAAGGTCAAGCCGGTGCTGATCGGACCGCTGACCTACCTGTGGCTGGGCAAGGCCAAAGGAGACAGCTTCGACAAGCTGGACCTGCTGGATCGTCTGCTGCCGCTGTATGGCGAAATCTTCGGTCGCCTGGCCGGGCAAGGCGTCGAGTGGGTACAGATCGACGAGCCGATCCTGACCCTTGATCTGCCTCAGGACTGGAAAAATGCCTTCGAGCGCACTTATCACAGCCTGCAATATTCACCGCTGAAAAAACTCATCGCCACTTACTTCAGTGGTCTGGAAGATAATCTGGGGCTGGCGGTTTCCCTGCCGGTGGATGGTTTGCATATTGATCTGGTACGCGCTCCCGAGCAGCTTGCAACGGTGCTCGACCGCCTGCCGACTTATAAAGTGCTGTCCCTGGGCGTGGTCAACGGGCGCAATGTCTGGCGCTGCGATCTGGACAAAGCCCTTGAGGCTCTGCAACAGGCTCAGGCCCGGTTTGGCGACAACCTGTGGGTTGCCGGTTCGTCCTCGCTGCTGCACAGCCCGGTCAACCTGGAGCGTGAAGACACACTCGACGCTGAACTGAAAAGCTGGCTGGCATTTGCCGTGCAGAAGTGCGAAGAAATTGCTGTGCTCAGCCAGGCGCTGAATGAGCCACAGAGTCCCGACGTGCAGGCAGCTCTGGTGCAAAGCCGTGCGGTACAGGCCAGTCGTGAGCAGTCGCCGCGTATCCACAAGCCGGATGTACAGGCGCGTCTGTCGGCTATCACTGCAGCCGACAGCCAGCGTCGGTCAGCCTTTGCCCAACGCATGGAAGTGCAGCGTGCCCACCTGCAATTGCCAGCCTTTCCGACGACAACCATTGGCTCATTCCCACAGACTTCTTCGATCCGTCTGGCGCGTCAGTCGTACAAGCAAGGCAAGCTGTCGCTCAATGACTACACCGATGCCATGCGCCATGAAATTCGCCATTCCGTGCAGGTCCAGGAGCGTCTGGGCCTGGATGTACTGGTACACGGTGAAGCCGAGCGCAATGACATGGTCGAATACTTCGCCGAACAACTGGATGGCTACGTGTTTACCCGCTTTGGCTGGGTGCAGAGTTACGGCTCGCGTTGCGTCAAGCCAGCGGTGATATTTGGCGATCTGAGTCGTCCCCAGGCCATGACGGTGGAGTGGATTCGCTATGCCCAGAGCCTGACCGACAAGGTCATGAAGGGCATGCTGACCGGCCCGGTGACCATGCTGATGTGGTCGTTCCCCCGTGAAGACGTATCGCGCAAAGTCCAGGCGCAGCAACTGGCCCTGGCGATTCGCGACGAAGTGGTGGACCTGGAGCGAGCCGGCATCAGGATCGTGCAGATCGACGAAGCTGCTTTTCGTGAAGGTCTTCCGCTGCGCAAGGCGCAATGGCAGGAGTATCTGGACTGGGCTGTGGAAGCATTCCGTCTGTGTGCCTCGGGCGTACGTGACGAAACCCAGATTCACACCCACATGTGCTACAGCGAATTCAACGATGTGATCGAGTCCATCGCGGCCATGGATGCCGACGTGATCACCATTGAAACTTCGCGTTCGGACATGGAGTTGCTGGAGGCTTTCGAGGCCTTCGATTACCCGAACGATATCGGGCCGGGTGTCTACGATATTCACTCGCCACGGGTTCCGGACACCGCCGAGATGGTCCGGTTGATGACCAAGGCCGTGCAACGCATCCCGGCCGAGCGTCTGTGGATCAATCCCGACTGCGGCCTCAAGACCCGTGGCTGGCCGGAAACCGAAGCGGCGCTGGTGAACATGGTCGCGGCAGCGCGGCAGTTGCGAGTCGAGCTGTTGTAA